aatgagaatATTCTCTGTAGATCTTTCTAGAGCAATTCTTAGAAGccccaatttcttttttcagctacATAGAATTTTATCGTATGAATATATCATATAATTTATTAGTCGATCCCTTAATGATAGAAATTTTAGTTATTTCTAGTCCTTTACGGATATAAACAGTATTACATACTGTGTTGCTATAGTATGAATTCACAGAAGTTGGATTTTTGGGTCaagatttatgcattttattttgataGGTATTGCTATCAACGTAAATTGCTGTCAATATACATTGTACTGATTTTACTCCTATGAACAAGCAAATGAGAGCTAAGAGGATTCGATGTGCTTATGCaggttttgttcttttcctttcccttttgttTCAGATTTAGAAAGGCATTTAGTTGTATAACATAAGTTTCTCcatcttttcctctttaaaatcactttcttcttaagattttaagtttttgttaggtaccaattttttttttttttagggactgATGTTCTTCAGTACAGTAGTATAGTTGAAACAGTGTATTAAGGAGAGGTTCTCTCTGTGGTTTCCCAAATTGCACCAAAACAGTGAGCGCTGCAGCAATCTCGTGTGGTGTtccagtatattttaaatttttgaggttaACACAAAAATATTAGACATCTGTCTTGTCAGACACCATGTGAACTAGTAGCTTGAGATAATAAACCATTTTGTTACTTGGCTGCCCTGTATTCTTGTTGATGATACCATATTCGTGAATCTGAGTTTTTGTTGATTGCGAAGCTGAAAAGCAAGTATTATGTGCAAATGAATATGGTTCAGGTATTCAGTCTGATTCCAAGGTTTGAACATTGTAAAATGCCTGTCAGGCACATACATCCCATTTGTAAGTATTGAGATTATTTAAGAATGAAATtacaatatctatttttttctctttatgtatatatttttttcaaactgcTACTCATTTGATTGAATATGCTCTTTATTAAGTTGCTTGCACataactttaataaatggaattattAGATATGAATTTTGTCATAGGTCACtatgaaaaagttataaaactaaGGATGTTTTGAACTGAGAAAGTTTGAGAATCTCTGTTTTAGCTCAAGTATCATTCTCTATTAAACTGTGACATTTCTGGTTTTTTAGTATGTCTAAACTTTCACAGTGAGATTTCCTCAACTACTGTTTCTAGCTGGTGTGTCTGTTGGAGATCCTGTACTCCGCACTGGTAAACCCCTCTCAGTTGAACTTGGTCCTGGCATTATGGGAGCCATTTTTGATGGTATTCAAAGACCTCTGTCAGATATCAGCAATCAGACCAAAAGTATCTACATTCCCCGAGGAGTAAATGTGTCTGCTCTTAGCAGAGATATCAAATGGGATTTCACACCTTCCAAAAACCTACGGGTATGTCTTTGCAACCAGGGTATCTAAAGTTGGTGAAAGAATGTGAAATGGATATTTAGTGAATTATTTTGTACTCTTAgttcaaataaaaatagactacagaaggatattttaaatttttgttgaaatcTACTTGGATTATAGAACTAACATGTTTTACTAATAAGTGAGGCAAATGATATTAATAATAGCAGGGGTGAGTCCGCttgatatttatttgtatattaaacAGGAAATGCATTTGTTCTCTAGGTTGGTAGTCACATCACTGGTGGAGATATTTATGGAATTGTCAATGAGAATTCACTCATCAAACACAAAATCATGTTACCCCCACGAAACAGAGGAACTGTAACTTACATCGCTCCACCTGGAAACTATGATACTTCTGTAAGTATCATACAAACTATCTCACAGAGTGGTCCTACTTATATATGCTAGTTGTCCAGATTTAGTGCCCTAAATATATAGTTACAGAATTGTTATTGAATGTATAGGTTTTAAGTAATTcccataattatatttttatttaactattttatttttaacttgggtttgggaatacaaaaacaaaggtgttttgttttttttaaaccattttgttaaaatatagtTGTCATACAATATTAGgctcaggtgtacaacatagtcatttgacatttatattccttatgatgtgatcaccacagtaagcCTAATAACTATCTGTCATCATGCAAATATTACTGAtatattctctgtgctgtatGTTACATCCAGTTTCTTATAAGGTGAAGGTAATAAAGGACCATActggttttttttaagatagagaaATATTTAGTATAACATTTTTCTACTTTGTTAACTTATGCTACATTATTTAAAGCTCTGATTCTTTAGACAGTATAGAGTTTGATTTTATTGTCAATCTATAGTCACATAATTAGTTGCATAATGGATTATATGAATTCTTACTATGGGTGTGCCATTTAAAAATTAGTCCTTAGTTATAGATAGTACACTAGCCCTTTGATAGTCTCTGTGGGTATGAAGATATATACTGAGAAGACCATTGTAACATATCAATTTTTCCCAGtaaaatgtgataaaaaatattttttttatttcacaagaATAAGTCTGTGCTGTATAACATATAGAGAACAAGAGTTAAGATTGGGATAGTAGGTAATCATCTAGCCATAACTCACTAGTATAGAGACTCATTCACTCTTAACGTGGAAGAACCAGCCTGAAGTTGTTCTTGTATCAACAAAATTACAGATTTCTTTAGGAATAGTTGAAATCATGTCAATGTTTATAATGAATGTTAGAGTATTACTtattatctttttgcttttgtaaatattttaaatatctaaccttattaaatattttggggTTCTTTAATAGATAAGTGTTTTTCATTAAAGCAGTATAGAAacattataataaagaaaataaaacagaatggaaactaatttataaaaacaCTCATTTTTCATCTCCCTCAGCCCCAGGAATGTCTTCTGTGTCCTTCAAGACTTCTCCctatgtatatttacataatttactTTAACTATTTCTTTATTACTTGAGatatctctttctcaaaaattccTAAActgtttttaatcattaaaatattaagcccatctgaatttaaaaattagaactgaATATAAAGGTTTACAGTATAAAGTCTAAATCTCCCTTCCCACTTTCACATAATACCTCCCAAACCCCAAGAAGAATCTGGTGTtccttgattttagaggaatgaatatttttattattatttttttattttttatttttgtatttttctgaagctggaaacggggagagacagtcagacagactcctgcatgcgtccacccggcacgcccaccaagggcgatgctatgcccctcggtgcgtcgctctgtcacctggggcagaggcctaggagccatccccagcgcccgggccatccttgctccaatggagcctcgctgagggaggggaagagagagacagagaggaaggagagggggaggggtagagaagcagatggacgcttctcctgtgtgcgctggctgggaatcgaacccgggactcccgcacgccaggccaacgctctaccactgagccaaccggccagggccgaggaatGAATCTTTATACATTTGACTGTACTTCAAATCCTGATGTGTTTTTATAGGATGTTGTCTTGGAGCTTGAATTTGAAGGTATAAAGGAGAAGTTCAGCATGGTCCAGGTATGGCCTGTACGGCAAGTTCGGCCTGTCACTGAGAAGCTGCCAGCTAATCATCCTTTGTTAACTGGCCAGAGAGTCCTTGATGCCCTATTTCCGTAAGTTTGAGCTATATCCCAGCTTTCCCTCAGAATTACTGTATGTGAttattgtttcactttttatAGATGAAGGTTTCTTGTGTTAATTTTGTAATAAATGTTATCTagagaattaaatatatttttatactgccAATGTTTATTATAGACTCAAACCATtgaaggcttaatttttttttttttttacaattgcaaaagaaaaacatgacTTCTAAAACTTGGAAAAAAATTCCAGAAGAAAATCTTTGCCAAAACAATATAACTGTTTTTCTTACGTTATTCTAGAATTAGATTAGTATCACTATAAATTGATGATTTCTAAAATAAACTAGCCTCTCTATGCTCCCTACTAATCTTTCTTAATTTGTCATCTGCTCTTTGCCATTTTCTTCATCAAATACTCAGAAACCTCCTTTCACATTAAATTGCAGCCTTCACTCTACCCTGCTTTGCTTTTCAACAAATGACTTCATTTAAGTCACAGAAAAGACTGAAGCTATGATAAAGTAACTCCCTCAACCTCTGACCACCAAACCCATACATCTCACTTACCCTTCAATCTCTTGCCCCTCAAACCTGCTCTGGGAATTGTTCTGTTATGTTCTCATTCTTATCAGTCAGCACttccttttttatatcttttcattATTCAGTTTAAATTTGATAGTCTTACCACTTTTACAAATGTTTGCTAGTGTACTAAATTGTCTTGTTCCTTTGTCTTCTGTTATACCTACCTGGCAAAATTCTAACTGTGATATCAGTTATCTCCTCCCAAGTCTATGCACAGGctgataagaaaagaaaataatcaatgcaAGTTGATCTCATTACAGTGTAGCAGTCCTTCTGCAGTTCCTAATCATCTTCCCCAATCTGAAACCTTTCCACCTGGCTCAGATCTTCAGGTCTACTCTTTCTGCATCATTCTGAACAAATGATCATATTAGAACCTTCACAGAGAACTAAAGAGGTCATCAGATTTGGAACTCCTTCAGTTTCTGCCTCCAGGCTGAACTAACATACTTTCCTGTTCATCCCCTTTTCTGTCTATGGAGCTTTTCCCACCTCGTGTCTCCTTAGAGACCTCCCTTTATCAGTTATCTTCCCTTTATCTCCCATCTAGTGAAAGAAAGATCTACAGTCaacccttttcctttctcccttccactGCTCTCATTTTCCCAGCCACAGCTCTGGGAAGAATGAACAGTTGTTTCTACTTCTCCCCCTCTGATGCACTGTCCTGCTCTGCCCCCGGCTCAGACCACTCCCACGTCATTAGTCACTTCCATACCGATAATTCAATGAATAAGttttagtattttcttaattcatgtAACTACATATTTTTTCTACTCCTTCCTCCTTAAAACACCTTCTTTCTTGGTTCTTCCTGTCAGCTTCTGTCCACAGTTCTAACTCTCCATTGCAGGTTTACTCTCCTGTAATTTTGATATTTCTTAAGAGTTTTTCGTCTTTAGGGCCTTTGTCTTCATCCTGTATCTTACCCTCCAGGATGACTTCATCCACTCTGACTTAAATATTCATCTATATATAAGGAGTCCAAAATCTGTTTCTTCTTCCCAACTTTCTTCTGAGTTCCAGACTCATATGTAAAACCCTTCTGATTATACCTCTCTGTTTGAATGTTCGACAGGTACTTCAAAGTCAGTATGTTCAAAACTACAATAATCAACCTAATCATCACTTCCTTGAAATTTGCTCATCTTTCTTTGTTGCCACCCTCAACAAATGTCATTATCATCCAGCCAGTGGACACCTAATTTAAACTTTGTTGCTTCGCTCAAGGGTCATTCTTACCCTTCCACATCTAATTATTGAACAAGtacttttattctgttctctaaatattttttatctacatCTTTCATCCTTTCTCCATGGCCCTAATTAAGGCCCTTACCCTAATTCCTACAATAATCACATTTAATCAGACTTCCTATCTCCAGTCTTACTTTCTTTCTAAGTGGCTGTCTATATTTCATAGTGATCCATTTAAATTACACATCTGACTTGCACTGTTTTGCTTGAAATCTTTTAAGTgctcttttatgttttcttcattgCTCTTAAGATAAATACATGTCCTACTCCTTGCAAAGCCACCCTTGATCTTGCCATTGCTTACCTTTCAGTATTGTCTCAGCCACTTAACTCCCCAGTTCCTTCTTCTATACCATCTCATAGGCATACTGAGATTAATTTCTCAAGCAGTGCTTCCTCTTGAATCTTTAGCAGTGTTGTTCCCTAtgctgaaaatattatttcccttgATCTGActgatttctgtttcctttcaGGTCTTAGCTATTTTCAGGGAGACGTTTCTAACCCCACTCCAATCTAGTGTTAGACTACACCCCTTCCTATGAATTCCCAcaacattttaattgttttctttttctttttgcatttcatttattcattttagtgaggtgggggggaggagagggggaggagctggaagcatcaactcccatatgtgccttgaccaggcaagcccagggttttgaaccaacgacctcagcattccaggttgatgctttatccactgcgccaccacaggtcaggcgttggTTGTGTTCTATGATAGCACTTTCACACTGGATTGCTAAAATTCCAAACTAGGGATCACccagctctgcctcccctccccagatTAATAGTGATTTGAAAGTTATGTAGAAAGCCGTAAGATTAGTGGACATGCCTTCTGAATTTATCAGTCACTGAAAGGtttagatgaaaaaatatttaaattcatgtTAGTATTAtacctttaaaatattgattattaTAAGAATGCAATGTTGCAGTGAATTTTTATGATAAAACACAATACTACAAAGAAATTTCCCTTACTGTTACATCTCATTTCTCCTGCCCAGATCCtcctacccccccacacacatactgcAACATTCACTTTCCTCTGCTCTTAAGAGTATTTCATTCTCCACTGCCACTTTTCAGGGAAAGTTTGAAAGTGGCTGCTAAATTGTACAGTAATCACCAACTGACTGCCGTTCACCCCCTGGAATGTGAGTGCTCTGAGCACAGAAACGTGGCTGTCTTATTTACTGTTGTCCTAGCATCTCCGAGCACAGTGTGTAGTGCCCAGGAAGTACTTTGGCATAGTTACTGGATGGATAGAAAGGGATTGACCTAACACCTTTCTAAAAGTCTTTTTTCATCCACAGTGAGATGtgaatttaaagttttattttttgcctcaGGAGACAACTTTCAaaagtagtttatatttttattttagctttaattCATATATTGTCCTTTCATGAACTAATTTTTGCAAGCATTTAGAATATCttagtagtattttatttatcttatttttttgtgtatgttccTTTTCCTAAGGTACCTTGTGGATTATATTTCCACTTTTCAGTATTAAAGATAATAGCAATGACCAATGATGAAAAAAGCCATAACACTATTCTAGGTACAAACCAGGAGAGCAATTATATCTATCTTTGTAAATGTATATGTTATAGATACAGGTGAAAATATTTCAGACTACTTTCTTTCACTTACAGTTCTGTGCCACTTACCTATTTTATTCACTACGATTTATGAGCAAGTGAAATAGCTCACGCTTAGTTTTTCTGTTCAGATGTGTACAGGGAGGAACGACCGCAATCCCTGGGGCTTTCGGTTGTGGAAAGACAGTGATATCGCAGTCCCTATCCAAGTATTCCAACAGTGACGTAATCATCTATGTAGGGTGTGGGGAAAGAGGAAACGAGATGTCTGAAGTCCTCCGGGACTTCCCAGAGGTATGTGTCTATAAAGTTCCAAATTCTATTTTAGAGAAAATACTACTAATCAACTTTCCCTAGAAATTAATAAAGCTTTGTGTTAGATCTGAAGCATCGTTCTCATGTGTCtagaatattttaagtaatattcTAGTTATATTTGTGattcaatttatatattcaagGAAGGAGTTTGAATTTTTCAGCCAGACTCTTGAAAGTTTCTTTTTGTGGTCTGGGCTGGTGGTTTTTAGTTATTGGAGAAAGATATATTAGATAATAGGCTTTGTATGATTGCTAGGGTTCTGTGGTAATATTCCTTTTTCCATAAAATAATGGGTTTCTTTCAGGAAATGGAATAGGGGTTATCATTTTTACAGCACAGTGGGGCAGGGAGAAGAGGTTGGAGTGATGAGGAATATTACTTTGGCAACGCTGAGTAGAAGAGATTAAATATAGACAAGtattaaaaaaagactaaaataattatatttaatttgccTCTAGCTCACCATGGAAGTTGATGGTAAGATAGAGTCGATTATGAAGAGGACAGCTTTGGTAGCCAATACCTCCAACATGCCTGTGGCTGCCAGAGAAGCCTCTATTTACACTGGTGAGTATATGAATTAGAATAGAAGCAGttaacatttgtttttaagtttagaGCTAGCaccaaactttttcttttccaaagaacttttctttcattctaaaatacactgctcacaaaaattaggggatattttatcactttattttcattttgaaatatcccctaatttttgtgagcagtagatataCTCTGTACCTACAAATATATCCCtagcttaaaaaatatattttacttatatctTAAGAATATGTCAATATAAGATATTTATAAAGCAGCCCCAGTCTTTTTAATGACTATAAAATGGCTTACCTTCTACCAAtcaatgtttgtgtttttttcttacaCTTTTTACCATCAGTCTATCTGAATATACTTATATCTGTGTAACTTGAATCATTAGTTCTGAATTATTGTATTTTGACTCCTGGATATAAAAGATAAAGAGTATCAGTGTGTTTGTATAGTACCTTCCATCTTTGCTCCCACTTCCATTCCAGCTTTTGGTACTTTTGTTTCTACATTTtagcatttataattatttactttCCGTTCTGTAACCAAAAGTCCAATATCTTTATTGGTCTTAGAGATACAGTAAAATGGAGCCAGTGCTCACTGGCAGTTTTTTGGTTACAACGTCTCCATTTGTGTTGGGGTTGGCTAAAATTTTTGGAGGTTTCTTCaagaaaggaaatggaaactataTTCCTTCAATtctaaggatttttattttattttattgcctttaaattttaatgatagtttggctatttttaaaagagtttggctatttgttaaaaattttaataaaaattttttattgtatttctatccttgaaaactttttgtttcttttttgacaaagacagaaagtcagcaagagggacagatagggacagaaagacaggaagggagagtggtgagaagcaccaattctttgttgtggcaccttggttgttcattgattgctttctcatatgtgccttgaccagggtgcccCAGCGGAGatagtgcccccttgctcaagccaatgaccttgggcttcaagccagtgacctttgggctcaagccagcgaccatggggtatGATCcgacgctcaagccggcaaccccatgctcaaactggtcagcctgtgctctagctggcaatctcagggtttcgaacctgtgtcctcagcgtcTCAGGCCGAcattctagccactgcaccaccacttggtcagttAGATATCTGTTTTTCTTAATAGTGAGCTATTGTCTTTCCTGTGTATATTAGTCTTTTGAAAACTGCCTTCTGGGAATTTTCCTTTTGgatagtatttgtttttcataCTGATTTGTAAAAGCTCTTTGAAATTAGTCTTTTATTAGTCATGAGTTGCAAATGCTTTCCCAGTTTGTTCATTCTTTGATTTTGTCTGAGGTGTTATTTTCCCCTTGTTGGCGCGGATCTTCAGGTCTGTGAAActtctttaatgtttattcttgCGTAATTGTCTCTTCTACCAAGTCTTTCTGATTTTCATAAGTGCTAGTGAATGTCATCATAGAAACTTAAAAATGTACCCATCTTGTATGAGAGGACCTGATCCCATCACCAGATTGAAACAtataataattattgttttttaagctTTAATAATGATAAGTAGTACTTCTTAAAGACTTTGTTCATGAAACTATTTTTTGGAAGCCTCAgaaatcagtattttttattctaaaataagtaCTATGATAAAGAGCTAAGTGCTGAGTTTTCAGCAACTATTTTGTTTTACCTAATACAAGCCTCTGTTTCTTTACTGCTAAAATAAAGGAATTAGGGCCATAGATTTTGGGACTTTTATAATACAGAGACCACTGCACCTTCTTAGAGCCACATAGTTCTTTGTACTTTTTAGAGGGCATTTATGTGTATTATTTAATCTGATGTGTATAGGTAGATAGGGcaagagttttattattttaccatatTAGGAAGCCACACTGGGAAATGAAGTTACTTTGCTAATGTTAATGACAGAACAGGAGCTAGAACCCAGGCCTTCTCCCTCTGTATTAGCTTCTTCTAAGTGGTTTACTGCATGTAATTTTATAGGACAGGACCTGATCTGCATAGCACAGTGATCTGGATAAGTAAGACTTGACTCATGTTAATAACATGCTACTTTTGAAAAATAACCTAACAAGCTAGCTGATGGTTTCTTGGTACGTATATGTGTGGTACAAAGACAAAAGTTATATTGGAAATAAATTTCAAACTTAATAGGGATAAGAATAGAAAaagtctttttctactttttaaaatgtatattatattaagGAAGACTAGGCTGTGGAAACAAATAAACCCAAATATAATTACTTAATATAATAGATGTTTCTTTAAGATGTTCAGGAGACTCTTTCCTTTGTCATTCCGGGCTGAGACCTAGGCTGAAAAGAACtcacttatttcattcagcacaTGCCTCCCAGAGCTCCTGGGAGCTCTCTCGCTCTCAGTGAGCGGGAACGAAGAAAGAACATGAAAAGTTGCGTAACTTTCCTGGCAATGAAACACATTACTTTGGCATATTCCATTAGCTAGAGATTAGTTAGTATATGGCCACATATAAATGTAAAGGAGACTAGCAAGTATAATTCAGATGTGTgcccaaaagaacaaaaaattttgGTGAAACAGCAGTCTATCTCGTGTACGTACTGCTTTAAAGTTTTCTCAAGGgtcctggcctgttagctcagtcagttacagcatcctcccaaaatgccaaggtcatgggttcaatccccagtcagactacatatgggaagcaaccaatgaataactaactggaacaacaaatgattgcttctctctctctaatcaatcaatcaataattttttaataagtgcaagaatatcttttaaaaagttttctcaaGGGTGAAAAAGTCAGGATTATAACTCATAATATTCTTCCCAATTTAGGAATTACACTGTCAGAATATTTCCGTGACATGGGCTATCACGTCAGTATGATGGCTGACTCCACCTCTAGATGGGCTGAGGCCCTTAGAGAAATCTCTGGTCGCTTAGCTGAAATGCCTGCAGGTAAgtgtttgtatttcttattttgtaaGCAAGTCTGAAAGGTTTGGGAGGGCTGCCCTAGAACCTCTCTGttaaaattctctttcatttttcagatAGTGGATATCCTGCATATCTTGGTGCCCGACTGGCCTCTTTCTATGAGCGAGCAGGCAGGGTGAAATGTCTGGGAAATCCTGAAAGAGAAGGGAGTGTCAGCATTGTAGGAGCGTAAGCACCTaaactgtttatttttcaaagggaaaaagggtcatttattttaaatatttagccCCCTCTGAGGACAGTGATTCTCATGCAGGTTGCACTTGAGTCAGCCAAGGAGCTTTTTAGGCCATTTGTCTGCTCTGGTTTCATAAATGTGACTGAACTGATTATTACATATCAGTCACAATATCCTAGGAACAACTTAGAAAATTATAGACATGTTATGGTAAGATTATATTATGATAGAAACAAGGTGCAGATTCATGATCACTAGGTAAAGCCATACTTTGTTCTgagcttttccttccttcctgcttcaTGTATTTGATTAGAATAATGAAACTGCTTATAATAAACATCTGCCTCATTTCTCGTACTAGAAAGTGTtaacagtggtccctcatctatcgcggGGTTTAGATGATAGGTGAAACCCCTtgcgataggtgaaaatctgtgaagtagtgaccttgtatttattttattatttatatatattttaagtctttgtaaaccctccccacactcttataaatctttcccacactgttattaacctttcccacacttaat
This region of Saccopteryx leptura isolate mSacLep1 chromosome 8, mSacLep1_pri_phased_curated, whole genome shotgun sequence genomic DNA includes:
- the ATP6V1A gene encoding V-type proton ATPase catalytic subunit A, yielding MMDFSKLPKILNEDTESAFGYVHGVSGPVVTACNMAGAAMYELVRVGHSELVGEIIRLEGDMATIQVYEETSGVSVGDPVLRTGKPLSVELGPGIMGAIFDGIQRPLSDISNQTKSIYIPRGVNVSALSRDIKWDFTPSKNLRVGSHITGGDIYGIVNENSLIKHKIMLPPRNRGTVTYIAPPGNYDTSDVVLELEFEGIKEKFSMVQVWPVRQVRPVTEKLPANHPLLTGQRVLDALFPCVQGGTTAIPGAFGCGKTVISQSLSKYSNSDVIIYVGCGERGNEMSEVLRDFPELTMEVDGKIESIMKRTALVANTSNMPVAAREASIYTGITLSEYFRDMGYHVSMMADSTSRWAEALREISGRLAEMPADSGYPAYLGARLASFYERAGRVKCLGNPEREGSVSIVGAVSPPGGDFSDPVTSATLGIVQVFWGLDKKLAQRKHFPSVNWLISYSKYMRALDEYYDKHFTEFVPLRTKAKEILQEEEDLAEIVQLVGKASLAETDKITLEVAKLIKDDFLQQNGYTPYDRFCPFYKTVGMLSNMIAFYDMARRAVETTAQSDNKITWSIIREHMGEILYKLSSMKFKDPVKDGEAKIKADYAQLLEDMQNAFRSLED